The following nucleotide sequence is from Salvia miltiorrhiza cultivar Shanhuang (shh) chromosome 7, IMPLAD_Smil_shh, whole genome shotgun sequence.
CTTAGGCTCTCTGTACTTCATCACTCTGCACAGGTAGTTTGCAGATTCCACGTATGAGTCGTAGTGTTTTCCGACACCATAGCTCTCACACACCATTCGCACTGCTATCCTCTCCACCTCCGCCGCCAACTTTGTGTACACCACAAGATTTTCACTGAAAAACaattaatgagtaataattaagtaaacacacacacacatatatatatatattgtatctTACTCGAAGGCGGGGTTTCCATTATGCCACATGACGTTAGAGAAATTTTGGATTCCTTGGATGGTGTGGGCGTCGTCGATGCCCATGCTTTCGTAGAGAGGAAGGAAGGGGATTTGGCCGACGTAGCCGTAGAGGGGCTTAGAGGACTTGTTTTGGACCTTTGTTTGAGTTGGGAGATCGAATAGCTGTTGCAGTGATGAGAATGCTTCTTTGTGTATTTCATGGGTGAGTTTGTCGTACACTGCTACAAAGCAACCATATTCTTCTAGAGCATCAACTACCTTTTTGCATGTCTCCCACCATGATTCTGTCTCAGGGTTTGTGTTCTTGTCTGTGAATTCTATCACACCAAGTTTGTGTACTGTCTCCGATCCCATGATTGAtcgtttgagagagagagtttccgatcaatttcaagaaattaacagCTGTGTTGTTTCTTATTTAATGACCTTCTTCGACTATTTATATAGATCTTAACTAATTTGATTTTATCACAAAACTAAATTGGAAATGGCAAATTTCGCATCAATTAAATTGATGATTGGTCATTTGAATAAAAACAACACCAAGTTTTTTAATAGATGTCATATCTTATCTCTTTTGTTTGTTATGGTTGGTGCGTTTTGTAATTTTGCCTAGCCTTTTCTAAAATATGTAGTAATTTTTAACATATGATGATGCATTCTTTCTATATATTTTTCCCGTTATCTACCAAACAAAAAAGGGTTGCTTGCTGAAAACAACAACTTTAAATTGTAACATCAATAATATGGattataattttattgcaaTTATTTCCCTGGTGTCGTCAGGCTTATGGAAAAACCGAACCTTACATGACAATAAAAAATATCTACGTGACTAATTGGTGTGATGCTTTGAAGTATATGTGTATtgtaaaatattatattgaatTTTATATAGTCACGTGAAATCAAATTATTCAACGCACCTCTGTCATCCGACATCAAGTCGCCTTTCAAACGTCGTTGCAACACATCTCCGTCAAATTTCCGGCCGACGCCGTTGGTGTTGCAAGAAGTGTGTTAGATGTTGGTAGAGAATGGGGAGAGAGAACAAAGATGATGAGGTGgatgataacactcatgttttcatgatttttagtgttcataagatgttaattttataggaaattgagtgtttgatgattattttgtgtttaaattattttatcttgtgaaatatgttacttgcttgtactttgatgaattttacagaagtATGGAGTCTGAATTTGAACCGatggtcttaatgaaagttgtagttcatctcgatacgagttcgtaggcgcaaacggttcacaaatccgagttcggacgaggaagatatggccgaaacaaaaaagTCGCCCGCTGCAATGAATAGtgtccgacgggaatttccgaattttggggattttgccagattttcggattttctcagtattttcgagtcgACCGggcttaattataacataacaTTTGATGATCGGACTGATGCTCAATCATGATTGAAAGTGATCATTATTAATCAATATTGATATATCTAACAACTTAATATTGTCCTTAATTATTTGTAATACCCTATTCATGATTGATGAATATAATTTTAGTACAAGTTGCTTAAAAATAATATTGCAATCAGTACAAAATAGTTTTGGAGATTTAAAATTGTGTCGATGATCTAGCATAATAATTATCCTAAATCAATAGATATAATTTTCTTTATCCGCACCCCCCCCCCTGGCCTCTTCAACCATGCACGtacaaaatttattaattttgatccCGGCATCACCCTCATTAATAATTGGTGTATACCAAATAATTTGTGTTTGTAGTCATGTTTTCTTGTTGCATCAATATTATAAGGACTCGGTTGGTATGAATAGTTAAGTtggtataatatatatatataggggagagttcgaTGTAGACCACTctcttagataaagaataaagaccaaatcatctgcgtcgatcttgcttaatctaagggtgataatttaacatttaattatgattttatttcatttattatataaataaatgttagCTTTTAGTATTTTACGTGGTTTATTATACGTCTGATTTAGTATTTTATGTGGTTTATTATAGAATGAGATTATATATTGAGGTGTTCTTAATTTCTTATCATATGCTTAGCTAGTTTTATTTGTTTGAGGACTATTCTATGTCACCACCGACGATGTGTTTTGGACAAATTTTAGATTAATACAATAGTATATGTGTAACGAAAAAGAAAAGGACATATGATCGATCCGGCAATTTATTAATAGCATGAttagttataaaaaaaatatatccatTTGAATTATTGAGATACGTATTTTCGTGCAATGAAGGACATATATGATCCCGCAATTTTTTTAGCGCATTATTAGTTCTTATTCTGACAACCATATATCTTCAATTTGATTCTAAAACCGTGTCATTATATAAGCACAAAATATCAGATGATCagatggataacaaaaaatatataacagCTAAGGGTGGTACGATGAAACAAAATAGCTCTTTGTCCATGTAtaagtaaattaattaataatgcaCATCTtctcaaaaaatttaaagaaaaatgaaattactcTTTGCGTGTTGTTTTTAAAGTAGTACGGGCTCTACTGGCGCTGCTTACAATTTGCGAATTGTTCATGTATTTGTGAGACATAATAACACATAGAATTGTGAAACAATGAAtctcattcttatttttcaaattggCTATGGCTATTGTtgattcaaatattaattaataaaaatctttcctttcaaaaaaaatatacactCTCTTCGTTCTTCACAAACGTCTTACTTTTCATAATGAGATGTCTAaaaatatctcatttcttttcaGACAAATAATTAAAGGAATTTAATGGCTTTCATCAACTCACTTTATATACTGATTACACAtttattaatctattaatcTATGTGCTCAAAAATAAtgaaacatttgtaatgagacgaagcgagtaataaataaaaagaatttaaactaatttttgagtaattttgatttGACCGAgcatttttttgtgaaatgacACTTTTTTGTGGAATTAAGATttacttttacttttttttgtgaaatgtcACTTTTACTTTTTTGTGAAATGTCACTTTTAGTTTgtggagtatttatttattattttgttataaaGAGGATCAACAATATTAATAGTTTCTCATTTTTCCTTGCAGTGACTTGAACCCTCAACCTATTGGTTGAAGGGGAAACATCTTACCAATTAGGCGATGCTTCAGTGTCAATTTACTTCTTAGTAATTTTAAGTCTTAAGTAAAAGAAGTAAATTGACAATGAAGCGTCAATTAAAAAGTCTGGCTCTGTCACTGACTCCATGTGAAGGGAAAAGTGTGTACTAGTGTAGTCGCAAAAAATATGTACCagtatatattttcttatttacaCACTTTTTGATTACATATTTTTACATTGTTTTGTGAAAATGTGTAATAATCATTGAGAGGTGGTAGGGAAATCGAGACGGCAACGATGTTGAATAATCGAGGCtacgagagagagaaagagagagaattgTGAAAGAGATAGCTAGCGAGAAATGTAGCGACGACAACAATGAGGTGAGAGATGCAAAGGCCAAAGGGGGTGAAGCCAGGGAGTATAGGAGAGACAGGCGCCAGTGGCCCCGGGGCGCGACGTTTAGGGagttttttttggggggagggggggggggggtttggGGTTAGGTTTAGAGGGGGGTTTGGGGTTAGGTTTAGAGGGGGGTTTGGAGAGTTAGGTTATGTTTtcgttttttaattattattttaggctatatttactttgatggataaatttatctatggaaaatgatagataacaaaaatttatatctttgaatgtctcttttcttttccaacatttgacacaaaagcattttcccttccttattttcacttcaaggatggataatattatccttccatttttaagtggataatattatctatccttgaagtgaaaataagaaaggaaaattggtgaacttctcttctgagtcaaatgttggaaaagaaaggagatatctaaaaacataaatttttgttatccattattttccatggataaatttatctatcaaagtaaacgcagccttagtaaaattataaaaaaataatcattaagGGTAAAtcagtaaatttaaaataaaataggctaattaattttaattttttgtttttatgggagagagagaaacaaaAGTAAAACCAATGCGtatcaaaaatttaaaatagttTATTGCTATTATTCGATACACTTtccttcaattttaatttatttttcaaaattactTTCCTTCAATTTGATGCAAATAAAAATGTCAGTCACAGTGTTCCAAAACAAATAGTAGTTGAAATTTTATTATTCCAAACAGCAAGTACAAGAAGGTATATAGCCCCGCACACTTACATTTTTGCAAAACAAAAActcttataattaattaagttgcaAACCAACAATGAAAACCAATACACACCAATACCATATTTAGTTTCCTTGCACACAATTTATTAAAACAGTTGGGAAATGGCATTACTGTGAAACGCCACAATAGGTTGTGATAGCACTCTCCAGCCTTCGGTTCTCTTCTTGGCTgaaaaaatcaagaaatttGAGGTGATCAAATGGCTTGTATTGCAGTGGATGATCTTTGTCCACAAATTCATCGGGCGTCGCCACCATATCTTTCTccatgaatgagaattgagcgATCGAGTATCTTGCTTCGTTTCCCTCCATTGTCACTCTGTGATGGGGGGATTTAATCCTCTTATTGCTCCATGCTTATTCCAAAACAATTACCATGCattataaaaaattcaaaataaaaacataaatacaaaaaaataaaactgacCATAATTGCATCACCAGCCATGACGATGATGGAGGAGGGAGAGAGGTGATGAACGGTGAACCATTCACCATCTTTGGCTTTAATCTGGAGACCATCAACTTGATTTTGATGGATAGTTGACATAAAACTTTTGTCTGTGTGTGTCACAAATGCCATTTTGTTTTCACCAATCTTAGGCTCTCTGTACTTCATCACTCTGCACAGGTAGTTTGCAGATTCCACGTATGAGTCGTAGTGTTTTCCGACACCATAGCTCTCGCACACCATTCGCACTGCTATCCTCTCCACCTCCGCCGCCAACTTTGTGTACACCACAAGATTTTCACTGAAAAACaattaatgagtaataattaagtaaacacacacacacacacacacacacacacatatatatatatatatatatatatatatatatatatatatatatatattgtatctTACTCGAAGGCGGGGTTTCCATTATGCCACATGACGTTAGAGAAATTTTGGATTCCTTGGATGGTGTGGGCGTCGTCGATGCCCATGCTTTCGTAGAGAGGAAGGAAGGGGATTTGGCCGACGTAGCCGTAGAGGGGCTTAGAGGACTTGTTTTGGACCTTTGTTTGAGTTGGGAGATCGAATAGCTGTTGCAGTGATGAGATCAAGTCGCCTTTCAAACGTCGTTGCAACACATCTCCGTCAAATTTCCGGCCGACGCCGTTGGTGTTGCAGGAAGTGTGTTAGATGTTGGAAGAGAATGGGGAGAGAGAACAGAGATGATGAGGTGgatgataacactcatgttttcatgggttttagtgttcataagatgttaattttataggaaattgagtgtttgatgattattttgtgcttaaattgttttatcttgtgaaatatgttatttgcttgtactttgatgaattttacagaagtATGGAGTTTGAATTTGAACCGATGGTcctaatgaaagttgtagttcgtctcgataagAGTTTGTAgacgcaaacggttcgcaaatccgagttcggacgaggaagatatggccgaaacaagaaagtcgtcCGCTGCAATGAATAGTGTCCGatgggaatttccgaattttcgggattttgccagattttcggattttctcagtattttcgagttctacactgtattgatctcctgtgcctatatataggtcaacTTTTGACTTATTTAGGGTACACAACTTTATTTTTAagttcccaactttagtttttcagtttcataactttagatttttattgctttccagtttttagagcttggatcggaattctgcaaggattgaagattcaagattgttTATcagttttattcagagttttatttaattcagttagttgattgaatttatgtaattaatttgttaatacttgtgtgccttccagtttatgattcataattcttggtgcttaatttcttgtgaattatctaatcaatagtttgcatgtttagctattcggtttgagacctagtggagataactgtttagcggattcaggaatgtatgatatgattttaaccttgagatctagcggagataggtggatcagcTGTTCTTATGCGCTTTTGGGACTTGAGatctagcggagataggtggatcagcTGTTCTTATgcgcttttgggagttagtaaattttcttgagacctaatgGAGATAGAAAATATACTAATCTActatcgttgctgctctagcgagagtgattggttaattaagtgatctctcatcataactggattaaactggtacataggattaatagattagtTGTGTAGATTTGATTGATGaacttactaccctaggatcagttgtctttctTCATTTGATTTAGATATTTGCATTGTTTATTCTTTTGTTAGCATTTTAGTTTGAGTAATTCAACCTATACTTTCTGTTGCCTGCCtactattttagtttgtttagaAGATAACTAATTTGTTGTAATAGCCCCACCTTAAGTGTGTTATTATTTGTTAGTACATAGTTAAGAAGAAATATCGATTCTTAATAAACTAGATAGTTTTGGTTGTAAGAATAGTTATATGTAATATTTGAACTTATTGAGTATGTAAGGAGTTGAGCTGTAGAATGTAGTGAGACTTATACGTcaccaattattattatttttggattGGATCaagatttatttttcttttggagcCCAATACTTACTATTGGGCCAAAACCCTTTACTTAAAGGGTGATTTTAAACAcagcccccaattttctcactatagcctcatatttaaaaaataataaaaataattataattgtacTCATTTACCCCTAAAGCCCCAATAAGTTTTTCTAAATAGAATAATCGCAAATTTAGTGAAAAGAACCTATAAGAAATAACTCCATCTATAACCTCCAATCATCTCAACACAATCATTTTTCCTTTATCTTTATTGATTTAGTATCTATTATTCTAATGAAAATGGAGTTATATAACCCCAAACTCGAAAATCTAAGAACTGATTCTTGCGGCTGAAGAACAAagaagtaaaaataattatgatgcAAACTTTATTTTATCGTCCAATTCAATTTATGGAATTTGAAAACATGGAGTGTATTTCTCGATAAATTCTTCCCCTCTGTGTATGGAAACAAACAACAACACACTCATGAAAATAATTATTGCAGAAATTTagagaaaataattcaaaagaGCAAGGGGCAGGGATACCCAATGACCagaagcaaaagaaaaaaaaaatcaaaataaatccaAGGTCTATTCTAATGGAACCTTAAATCAGTCTTAATTTATGACATCATCTGTATGCATTCAACTTTAGTAGGTTGCATAGTCACCACGTTTAAATTATGATATCTGAAAGCAGCATCTCCAGATTCCCACGAACTCAAAGTTGTGAGTCTTGTGactatttaaataaattgtCAATAATTAGGTAGCAACGCAAAGAACAATCCAAGTTGTCTGCATTTATCAGTGAAGAAGATAAACAAATCCCGTTGTACAAAATCCATCTCACCTCTCAGTAATATGCTCGTCACTCCAGAGTTGGTGTACAATCTCAAAAGAGGTATTTTTGAATCTAAACAATGGAGaggaaagaaaaaattattgtgTTGAGATGATTGGGGGGTTACAGAGGGAGTTATTTTATCGGAATCAAATTTATTTAGATAAACTTATTGGGGCTCCAGGGGTAAATGAgtacaattataattatttttattactccctccgtcccataataagtggccacatttcctttttcgtctgtcccactgctttctaaaaatgacaaaaatttactttaattaagtcaacaattactcactaatttggtcaacaattgtaggccactttctaaaaatgccaaaattactttaattaagtcaacaattactcactaatttggtcaacaattgtaggccacactctattaaaacatataacattcaatttcttttcaatttcttaatctccgtgccgaaaagaatatggccacttattatgggacggagggagtattttttaagtatGAGGCTATGgtgagaaaattgggggctgTGTTTAAAATCACCCTTTACTTAAAATGTGGAAAATGCCCAAGTCCAATTCTTTTTTTAGTGAATTAAGTGATCAGTTTTCAGATCAACACGTAGCTCTTCACTTTTAACGCAGCTGTGTGTAATAAACCGACTCTGAGATTATAAGTCTCTTCTCTCTCGTTAAACCATTTTCCTCACTCTGCAAATCTAAACCCAGCCAAGCAGTTGTCCTTCAATACATAACTCATGCTCAACAGTTGTCACAACAAGCAATTCAACCCAAGCAGGTAGTACTCTTTTATACAGTTCAGTAATTCATTCGTAAACAACAGTCGAGAATAACAGAATTAGACAATAGTTACATCTAGTTCTAATTTAAGATACCAAGCAATAAAACTCAATTTTCTTTAGCATCTAGAGTATGCTTCCTGTTTCGAAGAGTTTATGGACTGAATaaatacaaaaagaaaaaaaaagaacagatGGAATTCGAATAGCCACAGTGAAACCGAGGCTGCCTTGTCCCGCCAGCGATGTTCACCGAAGAGCATTGATTTCTAAAAGCAAGAGTTTTAGGTCAGAAAAACAAATAGAATagatagagaaaaagaaaaagggatAGAACAGGGAAATGGGGACGGCAACAGCAGCAGCCGCGAGCCACCGCGGCGGAGGCGCGACAGGCGGTGACCGCCGCCAATAgcaagaggagagagagagaggttgagggcagagagagagaaagatcgAGACAGAGAGAGGGGTTGAGAGAAggagaacgagagagagagagcggagaGAGGGCAGCGAGGGAGCATACCTGAGGCAGGGGTAGCGGTGCGACGGAGACGGCGGTAGTGGCGGCGGGACTCGCCGGAGGGGCGAATTTCAGAGGGGAAAGGGAGGCAGAAAACCCTAGGTTGAATTGATTTGAGAATTTAGGGAAAGAGAAAGGGAAGGACAGAAGGAGGGAAGAAGAGGGGCTGGCCTCGCGACCGGAGGCGGCAAGGACCGGCGAAGTTGCCGGCTGAGAAAGGGAgcgaagggagagagagagacgcggTGAGTGAGAGAACAcggggagagagaaagaaatctGATTTTCTTAACTTGAGAAGAAgatggtggattaattatttattaaacttGTATATTTAATTGGGCTAAGTTAATTCTCGGAGactatttatttttgggccctATTCTCAGATGGACTtagtttaaataaaattggtgtTGGGTCTTGATAATGAGGTAAATTATGgacttaatttattttgttgggttcttaatttatttgattggaTTAAGTTATTATTTTGAACCTAATAATTAAATTGTCTAAACATTACCCCGTGtatttatgcataaattagACACTAGATTATTTCGAAATCAGGTtgtttaaagaaaaagaaaaagaggatTTATGTTATTTCTAAGTTAATAGTCGCTTATTAAATAAGTGTGAGCAGAGTAATGATTAACACTGTAGTTATAATTATCGCAGTTTAAGTTCATGTTGGTATTTATTGGTAAGTTTGCCAAATATCAACTAGTCTTCataccataattttcaatagaATCATCACCTTGAAACCAACATAAGTATTCtctaaataaatttcatatcATGTTCTCATTATTTATTAGTAAGTATTTATACTGAAGGTCaaatacaagggaaaagaagtaAAGCATTAGTTCAGAGTTACTTGTGTCGTCAGATcacgatcaggtgggctttctaaactcaaaaTCTGAAGTGCACACTATTTCATG
It contains:
- the LOC130995966 gene encoding probable 2-oxoglutarate-dependent dioxygenase AOP1 encodes the protein MGSETVHKLGVIEFTDKNTNPETESWWETCKKVVDALEEYGCFVAVYDKLTHEIHKEAFSSLQQLFDLPTQTKVQNKSSKPLYGYVGQIPFLPLYESMGIDDAHTIQGIQNFSNVMWHNGNPAFDENLVVYTKLAAEVERIAVRMVCESYGVGKHYDSYVESANYLCRVMKYREPKIGENKMAFVTHTDKSFMSTIHQNQVDGLQIKAKDGEWFTVHHLSPSSIIVMAGDAIMAWSNKRIKSPHHRVTMEGNEARYSIAQFSFMEKDMVATPDEFVDQDHPLQYKPFDHLKFLDFFSQEENRRLESAITTYCGVSQ
- the LOC130994101 gene encoding probable 2-oxoglutarate-dependent dioxygenase AOP1.2, whose product is SCNTNGVGRKFDGDVLQRRLKGDLISSLQQLFDLPTQTKVQNKSSKPLYGYVGQIPFLPLYESMGIDDAHTIQGIQNFSNVMWHNGNPAFDENLVVYTKLAAEVERIAVRMVCESYGVGKHYDSYVESANYLCRVMKYREPKIGENKMAFVTHTDKSFMSTIHQNQVDGLQIKAKDGEWFTVHHLSPSSIIVMAGDAIMAWSNKRIKSPHHRVTMEGNEARYSIAQFSFMEKDMVATPDEFVDKDHPLQYKPFDHLKFLDFFSQEENRRLESAITTYCGVSQ